Genomic segment of Fischerella sp. PCC 9605:
ATTATCCTACTAAAGCAGAACCCTTGCTGTTAGGATTTGAATGCCAAGCGGTGCTGCGGGATTGCTTAGGTCAGTACGATTACTATTGTTTCCTCGAAGATGATTTGATCCTTCACGATCCTTGGTTTTTTATCAAATTAAATTGGTTTACTCAACAAGCAAGCGATCTATGTCTACTCCAGCCTAATCGCTACGAAGTTTCTACTCGCAATTTGAATTGCAAAGCCTATATTGATGGTGATTTAGCGCCACGGGTGACTGCACTTTTTCAAAATGTAAATGAGCAACCAGAACTCAAAGGCAAAATTTTGGGGATGCCCATCACGTTTCGTCGTGCCCTTAATCCCCATGCTGGCTGCTACTTTTTGAATGCCAATCAAATGGCTTATTGGGCTAGCCAGTCTTATTTTCTTGACCGCGATACCAGCTTTGTTAGTCCTTTAGAAAGTGCTGCAACTTTGGGGCTGATGAAGACATTCCGGGTTTATAAAACTGCACCGGAACACGCAAGTTTTTTGGAGATTCAACATTTTGGAACGGGATTTCTCAACTTAATTGGAGAACAGATAGGTTTGGCGGTAAGCTGAGTTCCTGCAAATCGGATTACCGATCGAGAGTGAATTCACATTAGACGTTTAAGTACCTAAACAAAATTAATTACAAATTTTCTATTCTGTTCCCTGTTAAGAGTTCCCTGTTCCCCTACCTCCACCCATAACTTTAATTTTGCCTAACCACTTACTATAATTTTCCACTCCTCATTCTATTTAGCATGACTTATACTAAAAGCACTTTTCAAGAATTTCTCGCCACACTTGAGGGTTTTGACCAATTATCAAGTGAAGTTATCGCAGATTTATCACAACAACTCCAACCTTGGCGCTATCGTCTAGGTCAGAAGATTATCGGCAAAGAAAGAATTTCTGAGCGAGTAATAATTATTTATGAAGGAAAAGCTCGCCTATTGGCATATGATCCCCGTACGCAACAGCCAACCACGTTAAAGTTGCTGCAACCAGGAGCAATTCTCGGCGAGATTAGTTTGTTGCGAGAAGTTGCCTGTGAGATAGCGATCGCTTCTACTGAAGTCACATGTTTAACGTTGAGTGCTGACGAGTATTTGCGCTTACTCTCCTTCCAGCCTTTTGCCGAGATTCGCAAAAACTGCTGCCACTTGGTGGAAATCTTTGATGTCCTTGGTGTGCAAAGAGAAGTGCAAGCTTTAGGCAGTTTAAATCTTAAAGAACTTGCTCAAGATGCTTTGGCAGGAGCGAAAGTAGATTATTTCTATCCAGGGAAAACCCATGTTAGTCAATTGGATCGCGAAAGCATCTGGTTTATCAGTGGCGGCGGAACTGTAAAGAACTTTTCTTGTGGTTCTCGTTTGGAATTCAGAAATCTGCAAGACACGGTTGAGGTTCAGGGGAAAAGTCCGGCACGATTGATTGGTTTGCGTGCGTCGGATTTACAAATACTAAACAACACTAACGCAGAGATAACGGATGAAATTGAAATTCCCTATGCACCTTACGAAGAAGCGTCACCACCACAACGCACTACCGTAAAAAGTAAACAAAAACTCAAAAAGTATCCGTATTCCCACGGTGAAGGACAATTAAATTCAGCGATCGCCTGTTTCCAAATGGTCTCGAAACATTTGGAAATGCCTTTTCGCCGCGAGGTGATTCGCCGTATCTTAACAGAGCAGATGAAACGACAGAGTACGATATCGTTTCAACTATGTGCTTACTTGGCAGAATTGATTGGACTCAAGGCGCAATTAGTAGATATACCTTGCGATCGCATAACGCGCATTCCCACCCCTGCACTGATTCGCTATGGCGAAAGTTATGGTGTTGTTTATGAAGCGAGCGATCGCGTTGTAGTTTTAGGTGTACCATCCCAGGGAATCCAGCGATGGAAACCTGCTGAACTGCTTGCCAAATTAGATGTAGAAGAAAGCAATTATCCGCCTCGGATAAGGGTATTACTACTTTCTCGCACCAAAGCAACACCCCAACAACGCTTTGGTTTGCAATGGTTTCTTCCCTATTTATCACGCTATCGCCGCGTACTTTTAGAAGTCTTTGTTGCTTCCTTCTTCGTGCAATTAGCAGGATTAGCGAATCCACTAGTGATTCAGTTAATTATTGATCAAGTAATTAATAATAATAGTATTAACACCCTGCATATTTTAGGTGCTTTACTATTAGTTGTAGGGTTGTTTGAAGCTATACTGACCACACTACGCACATATTTATTTGTTGACACTACCAATCGCATTGACATGAGTTTGGGGTCGGAAATTATCGACCACTTGCTGCGTCTACCACTGCAATATTTTGAACGCCGACCCGTCGGAGAAATTTCTACTCGCATCAACGAATTAGAACATATCCGCTCTTTTCTCACTGGTACTGCTTTAACAGTCGGGTTAGATGCACTATTTTCGGTGGTTTATATCATCGTGATGGTGATTTACAGCTGGAAATTAACCCTTGTTGGTTTAGCCACTATTCCAGTATTTATCATCATTACTTCTATTGCTTCTCCCACGATCAGAAAACAGTTACGAACCAAAGCCGAACGCAATGCCGAAACTCAATCTTATTTAGTTGAGGTAATGTCGGGAATACAAACAGTCAAAGCTCAAAATATTGAGTTGCGATCGCGCTTTTCTTGGCAAGAGCGTTATGCTCGTTATGTCGCAGCTGGTTTCAAAACGGTAGTCACATCTACCCTCGCTAGTTCTACTAGTAACTTTCTCAATAAACTAAGTAGCTTGTTAATTTTATGGGTAGGAGCTTATTTAGTACTCCAAGGGGAATTAACTTTAGGAGAATTAATCGCCTTTAGAATTATCTCAGGTTACGTCACTAGCCCCATATTGCGTTTGGCTCAACTTTGGCAAAGCTTCCAAGAAACCGCTCTATCTCTAGAGCGTTTAAGTGATATTGTTGATACACCCCAGGAAGCCGAACAAGACCGCTACAACATTCCCTTACCTGCCATTGAAGGAGTAGTGAAATATGAAAATATTTCCTTCCGCTTTAACAGAGGTGGCCCCTTGCAACTTTGCAATATCAATCTCGATTTTCCTAGTGGAAAATTTATCGGAATTGTTGGACAAAGTGGGTCGGGTAAAAGTACGATGATGAAGTTGCTGCTCAGGCTGTACGAACCAGAATCAGGCAGAATTTTAATTGATGGTTACGATATTGCCAAAGTAGAACTTTATTCCCTACGAAGACAAGTTGGAGTAGTTCCTCAAGAGACGCTGTTGTTTGACGGTACAGTGCAAGAAAACATTGCTTTGACAAATCCCGAAGCAACAACAGACGAAATAATTGCAGCTGCAAAAATCGCAGCCGCTCACGAATTTATTATGAACTTGCCAAACGGTTATAATACGCGAGTAGGCGAACGGGGTGCTGGACTTTCTGGCGGACAAAGACAAAGAATTGCCATTGCTCGTTCGGTTTTACAAAGACCAAAGTTATTAGTATTAGACGAAGCAACTAGCGCCTTAGATTACCCCACAGAACGGCAAGTTTGTCTAAATTTAGCAGAAGCATTTAAGGGAAATACAGTATTTTGTATTACCCATCGTCTGAATACTATTTTACATGCAGATATTATTGTTGTAATGGATTCTGGAAGAGTTATAGAACAAGGAAGTCATGATGAATTAATGGCTTTAAAAGGCCATTATTATTACCTATACAACCAACAAGAAGTGAATTTGTGAATGGTTAGTGGTTAGTAGTTAGTGGTTGGTGGGAAAAAACTAACTACTAACTAGTAACTACTAACTACTATCTACTATCTACTAACAATTATCAATCTAAAATCGCTATGAATGGCAATTCTTGTAACGGCAAGCATAGAAACGGAACAAAAATAGATGCACGTGTACTTACATATGAAAAACCAAAAAATTCAGAAGCGCCTTTAATTGACTCAGAAAATCACAAAGAGAATCAAGAATATCAAGATGATAAATTTGAGCAATCCGTTGTGCTACGCCAATCTCCAGTTTGGTCGCGTGCAATTATGCTGAGCATGATCGGGTTAGCTTGTGTTGGAATTGGTTGGGCAAGTTTTGCTAAAATTGAACAAGTAGTTCCAGCAACTGGTCAATTAAAGCCGGAAGGAACTGTTAAAGAAATTCAAGCACCAGTCAGTGGAGTGGTGAAAAAAGTTTATGTTAAAGATGGGCAGCAGGTAAAACCCGATGATTTGCTGCTGATTTTTGATTCCACTGCTACCAATGCTGAATTAAATTCTTTAAACAAAATTCGTGCTGCTTTGATTCAAGAGAATCAGGTTTATCGTCGATTAATAGACGCAGATTCTACTGAAATCAGTGAAATTGAATTATTAGAACGAGAAAAATTGTCAAGGGAAGCTGCTTTTTTGCTAAAAAGTCGGGCAGCTTTAATTGCAGAAAATAAGTTATTGCGAACAGAATTAAAAAACTCTGGCTCTAGTGCGACAGACTTAGGAATTGACGAGCAAGAACGTTTACAAACAGCCAAAAAAGAATTAGATTCTCGCTCTGCTGCGGCACAATTGGAGATTGAACAAATTAAGAAAAAACTTGCTCAAAATCAAGTTAAACTTAATGATGCAAAAGCAAGTTTAGATATAGAGGATAAGATTTTCGGTAAACTTAAAACTTTATCAGAAGAAGGTGCGATCGCAGAACTTCAATATCTCCAACAGCAAAAAAAGGTGCAAAACCTCACAGCACAAGTAGCAGAATTAGTTGAGGAACAGCAACGCCTACAGTTTGATATTGAGCAAGGACAGCAGGAATTGAAAAATACGGTTGCTGGTTCTAATAAAAAAGTACTGGCTCAGATAGCTGATAATAAAAAGCGCATTGCCGAGATTGACAGCCAATTAACTAAAATTATGCTCGACAATGAAAAACAATTGGCAGACGTCAACAGTAAAATTTCGCAAGCAGAAACAAACGTCAAATATCAGGAACTCCGTGCTCCTGTAGCCGGAGTTGTTTTTGATTTGCAAGCGAAAAATTCTGGATTTGTGGCAAAGGGCAGTGAAGAATTACTCAAAATTGTCCCAAGCGATAAATTTATTGCTGAAGCTTTCATCACCAATAAAGATATTGGTTTCGTGCGGAAAGGAATGAAGGTAGATGTCAGAATTGACTCCTTTCCTTTTAGCGAATTTGGTGATATCAAAGGAGAAGTGATTTCGGTAGGTTCGGATGCATTACCACCAACTGAAACACATCCATACTATCGTTTTCCGGCAACAATTCGCTTGAATAAACAATCACTAAGTGTGAAAGGTAAAAGCATTTCTTTACAATCAGGAATGTCTATTTCTGCTAATATTAAGATACGCGAAGAACGCAGAGTAATTAGTATTTTCACTGAACTGTTTACCAAGCAAGTTGAGAGTCTTAAACAGGTGCGTTAATGATTGTAGAATTAAGAGGATGCATGAAAATACCGAGTCATTAATCATAGTTACTTGAGTTTCATCGCATCCAACTAATCAATTTGGAGACAATTATACTCTGATTTTGATTGATAGATTGATGCAGATTCATCAGTTCAAAAAGTCTATTTTGGAACATTGATACATCCAGAATTTCCACTCAAGCTGTTGAAAAGAAGCGCCTGCTGATACAACGACAGAAGTATCTGCTGATACACTTGCGTATGACAAATTAGCTTCTGAACCAGAAGCTTGGGAGTTTGTCTACAAGGATGCGATTTCAGAAGCCAAGAACATAATTTCAACCCCGAAAATTGATACCCCGACCGAGTCTGCACTTACAGAGAAAGAATATTACAATCTCTCCCTTGTCTCCTAGTATTCGACCAAATTCAAATTAGTGGGGTTATAGGTGGTCAGATTCCTGACTTCTTCAAGAAGTCAGGAATCTTGCAACCGAAGCTCCTGCCTTAGTGAGAAGACTAACCTCCCCAATAACCCGCATACTTGTAATATTCTTCCAGTGAAAATGTGGACGTGGTTGAAGCTGAGATAATATTGATACCACCATTGATGGCTGCAGCTTCTTCATCACTCACATCTTCCCATTCTACCAGTTCTTGCTCATTTGGAGTAGTCTTGATTTTTCCGGTGGGGAGCAAATCTTTGATTTCGAGGTTAAATTTCATTTAACTTCCCTCCTAATATTATTTGAGGCTGAACCAGCCTGATTATGCTGGTTGAGATTGGCATCATATCCTGTAGTTTAGGTAAAACATAGTGACAAAATTGTGACACTATCGGAGGAATTTTCTTCCCACTGCGATCGCCACCTAACTAAAAATGCAAACAGGGCATTAACATTACCCCAGATTTTAAATATCGTCAAAGAAATTTATGGCACAATTCACAAGCAAATATACTAGGGACTTAAAATGGCAAAATAAGGTAAATTCAGTGTTTAATTTAATGCTTCATCACCATTCGCAAGATTGCATTCATGGCTGTGCCTTGAACAGTGAAGGCAGTCAATTCTCTGAGCAGAAAGTTCGCATACTGGGGACGGCGTTAGTACTAGTTCTCTGCTTTGCCGGTTCAGAACTAGCGATTGGCTATTTCTGTCATAGTGTGGCTCTACAAGCTGAATCCGGTCATATGATCTCAGATAGTTTCGCGCTGAGTCTATCGATGGTGGCGAGTTGGATTGCTCAACGCCGATCCAAGGATCGCGCTAACTTGGGCGATCGGCGAGTAGAAGTGTTGGCAGCATTATTCAATAGCATTGGGCTAGTAGCGATCGCAATTTGGATTGGCATCGAAGCGATCGCATCTTTGCAATCTCCCCCTGCTGATATCCTGAGTTTACCTATGTTAATTACTGCTGGTATCGGACTAGGGGTGAATGGTGTGAATGTAGTTCTGTTGCACGATAGCAGTCACCATGACTTGAATATGCGGGGAGCTTTTCTGCATGTAATAGCAGATTTAATTAGTTCAGTTGGGTTGATTTTGGCAGCGATCGCTGTGTGGCGAATGCACTGGTTATGGGCTGACGGCGCAATTAGTTTATTTGTGTCAGCATTGATTATCCTGAGTGCAATTCCTTTAATAGTGCAAAGTCTAAATCTTTTGGGGAAAAAGCCACCCAGTAATTTAAATGTTATGTGAGGTGATCGCCCAACCATTCCTAAAGCCCGACGGGAGAATAGTTGAGAAAACGTTTCTTTGGTTGACCGTCAGTTTTAAGAATGACTCTCACGCTCAGTAACTTCGGCCTGCTCTGGCTTTCGGGCTGCTGTTGCTTCCTCCTGGAGTTTAGCGGTTTCCTCTTGGAGTATTGTAGTGCTCCGGATCATAAAGTCAAGGACGACAGCAAGCTCTTGGTCGCTGTAGCGCGAGTAAAGTTCAGCCATCGCTTGTGAAAACGAGTCGAACAGGGGAGCGATGGCAAGATCGGCTCTCTCTTCTAGTGGTTGGATAAGCACGCGCCGTCGGTCGTTCGAGACTTTCTCACGCCTTACAAAGCCTACTTTTTCCAGCCGATCGATGACGCCGGTGATCGCGCCTGTGGTGAGACCGGTGAGTTCGGCGAGTTGTCCGGCGGTGATAGGTCCTGTCCTAATTAGGATGTCCAGGGCTTTGTGGTCTGTGGTACTCAGCCCTACCCGTTGCGCGATCGCAGAGTGAAACATCACCGTCCGCGTGCTAAGTTTGCGCCCCGCCTGACTGAGAGCGTCGATCAGCTCAGCACGTTTTGATTGACTGCTTGACATACCTCATACCTCCACTTCAGTTTAAGAATATTTACATCCTAATTAACTTACTAACTAAAATATTTGTTAGGTTAGACATACAAATACTAAGAATCCATAACACTAAGATTCTATCCTCGACAAAAGAAAATCACATAGAGGTGTAATCTAATGTCATTACCTTTAACCTCGAACTCGGCTGAGGAGGCTGCAATTCGTCAAACCGTGCAGAAGATGCAGGACGGTCATAATACAAGAAACGGTACTCTGTTCGCCTCCGCTTTTGCCGCAGAGCATGACTACATTGTCATCGACGGTACATTTTTACCAAACATCACACGGCAAGACAATGCTCGCTCTCACCAGGCACTTTATGATGGCGATCGCAGTTCTTTGGGAGGAAATCTTGGAGAAGTGACTATGCAACTAGACGTTGCCAAAACTCGCTTCCTCACACCAAAGCTTGCAGTTGTGCATATTCAAGGCCAAGCTGGTCTAACAGATCAGCCAGACAAACGGGCAAAGAACATCATCTCCACAGTTATGCAGAAACGAGCTGATGACTGGGAAATTGTGGCATTCCACAACGCACCTATACAAAAGCAGGAAGAGGACGACTTCGGCTTTGTGATTGACCTTGAGGGCTTCGAGGGCAAAAATCTACATAACGATAGAGAAAAAGAATAAAGTCAGATATTCTTTAAAAAGGTTAGCCAATGAAAGACTTAAACATTACCTCTAAATTAACGATCGCCGCTATCTGGGTTAGTGCAATTCCCATGATGGCGATCGCCGGCGTCTTTGGTTCTGGCAATCCTGTTGCTATGGCTGCTCCTCCAATTGCTGCTGGTGCGAGTACAGTCGTTTTAGTCAACAGTTCCAAAGGCAAACAGGAGAAGCAGCTACCAGATCAAGCAGAACGCATGAAAGTGCTGGAAACCCGGCTAGAAAACTTGGAAGAGATCGTAACTAAAGACGAATATTTATTACCGAGGCAACCATAGATGCGGGAATAATATCATGTCCGTTTGAACACCGATCGTATCTTTAAAAAGTAAAAAGTAAAAAGTAAAAAGATAATCCCCATAAATAAATTTAGGGAAAATAATCACGGACGTATTGTTTCTTGCACTGCGTGTCTCGAAACAAATCTTTTTATTTATTTCCATAAATAAATAATGGTGCTTAAACCATTTTTGTTTTTCTTTATGAATGCTTTTTAACTTTTTACTTTTGCCTTATTTGGTGAAGGTCGGTAATCGGTAATGGGGAAGAAAAATTAGATCGCACTTCCAAAATCAGCTTTCGTTACTAACATCAAGACATTTGTTGATGAAAGTCTTGACGTTTCTTGTTAGCGTGAACCTATCCATAGATAACATCAAGACATTTGCTACGAACGTCTTGACGTTGCTTATTAATATTCAGATATTGGTTACTAACGTTAAAGCTGTGGTCACAAACGTTAAAGCGATCGCGACAAACTTTGTCAGGTGGTGCGTGATAGCAAAGCCGTAACGCACGCTACTTAAGATTTACTTTGTGTCTTTGTGCCTTTGTGGTTCAAAAACAAATTTTATTAACCACCAAGACACTAAGACACCAAGTAACCGATCGCCGCTCGCTGTTTTAGAGGTATATTAAATCACGCTGAAGACAGAAATTGTGATTGTGTTAGCTTGCACTCCAATTAAAGAAGCTAACAAATCACCAGTATTTGTCACAGTGATGAGCGTGTTATTTGCATCTGTGCCAGTACCTTGGGTAATTGTTATGTCTGCAAACCTTAAGCCACTTAACTCGATTCGGTCTTGACTGACTGTAAAGTTTTCAATCCGATCAAATCCTTCGCCAGAGGCTAGGACAAACGCATCCCGACCACTGCCACTGAATACTGTATCGAAGCCCAAACCAGACTCGATTTTATTATTGCCAGCTTCAGCAAAAATTACATCATCACCATCGTCAGCATAGATTTTATCGTTGCCTTGACCAGCATAGATAATATCATTGCCATCACCACCGTAAAGTTTGTCGTTACCTGCATCGCCATAAAGCTTATCGTTACCAGCCAAGCCTTTGAGAGTGTCATTTTTTGCTAAACCCTGGATGCGATCGCTCTTAGCTGTTCCCACAAGATTATCATTGCCTGCTGTGCCAAGTATCTCGTTATACAGTTCAGGTAAGGTGAAGCTTGCCATCACCGGATCGTGGTCGCTGACTTGATTGGCAAACTCAGCATTGATATGTACAACATCAAATTCAGACCGATTGACGAGATGATCGCTTACCAAAATGTGGTCAAGTACCTGGGAGTTACCTTCAAAGACGTAGGTGTATTGCTCGTTAAGTGGTAGGGTATCAATTAGGTTCGTGAGGACATTACCCTTCAAAGTTGCGATCGGGTTGGAAAATTGGAAGTCGTTGAGGTCGCCCATGACAACGACATTGGCATTAGGATCTGCTGCCAAAACGCTGTCTACAAAATTATTTACAATCTGGGCTTGCTGAATTCGCTGCGCTTCAGAATTGAGTGTTGGCGGTTGGAAGCGTCCGAACAAGGGTTGGTCGCCGCCTTTGGAATTGAAGTGATTGCCCACCACAAACACTTTATTGCCATTAAACACAAACTCGCCAACCACAGGCTTACGGCTATCCTCGAAAGCATCACCATCTGAGAGATCGGTGTCAATGAGGCGGCCAGGACTAGCAGAAAGTTCGGGGCCAGAGTCACCATTGCTTACAGTTGTATTCGTTGTGGATGTACCACCCGGACGGTCTACAAAGTCAACACGGTCAGGGTTAAATAGGAAACCAACGCGAATATTGCCGCCTGGTTGACCGCCGTCTTGGTCGTCTACTGGGTCAATTTGACGATATTCGTAAGTAGGGCCACCTGCTTGTGCGATCGCATTTATTAAGGTTTGGTAGGTAAGGCTAGCATCGACAACAGAGTCATTGGTAGGGCCGTTGTTATCTTGCACCTCTTCTAAACTGACAATATCTGGTGAATTGAGATTGTTGACAATGGCGCTGGCGAGGCGAGTAAATTTATCACTACCATCACCAGGGTCAAGGTTTTCGACGTTGAAGGTTGCAACAGTTAGCTTGTCTTCACTACCTGTGAGAGTTGTTGTCTCTTGAGTTAGGCCACCAGAGGTGACGTTTGGCAGAGGCGCAGTATTTAGTAACTTAAAGTTACCAAAGCTGTAGTCAATTACACCTGTAACTGAGCCATTGAAACTGTCGCCGACATTCACCTGTGGCTCATTGGGAATGATGGCATCATCAATAATAATGCGCTCTGGATTGAAATCGTCAGGCTGGATAACAATGCCGCCGCGAGTCGTGCGGACGCCTGCATTGACACCATTGTCAGCTAGAACAGGGATTTCACCAAAATCATTGGTAGGCCCTACTGCCACTCCATTATTAACCTGTACCAGCATTCCTTCTACACTTTCGTAAAAGTCAATGCCATCTTGGGCTGGGTCAAAACTGCCACTAGTTTCTACACTACCATTAGCATCGTCTTCGATCGCGGTTGTTGGGATTGTCCGCCCACCGTTG
This window contains:
- a CDS encoding SgcJ/EcaC family oxidoreductase, with amino-acid sequence MSLPLTSNSAEEAAIRQTVQKMQDGHNTRNGTLFASAFAAEHDYIVIDGTFLPNITRQDNARSHQALYDGDRSSLGGNLGEVTMQLDVAKTRFLTPKLAVVHIQGQAGLTDQPDKRAKNIISTVMQKRADDWEIVAFHNAPIQKQEEDDFGFVIDLEGFEGKNLHNDREKE
- a CDS encoding peptidase domain-containing ABC transporter; the protein is MTYTKSTFQEFLATLEGFDQLSSEVIADLSQQLQPWRYRLGQKIIGKERISERVIIIYEGKARLLAYDPRTQQPTTLKLLQPGAILGEISLLREVACEIAIASTEVTCLTLSADEYLRLLSFQPFAEIRKNCCHLVEIFDVLGVQREVQALGSLNLKELAQDALAGAKVDYFYPGKTHVSQLDRESIWFISGGGTVKNFSCGSRLEFRNLQDTVEVQGKSPARLIGLRASDLQILNNTNAEITDEIEIPYAPYEEASPPQRTTVKSKQKLKKYPYSHGEGQLNSAIACFQMVSKHLEMPFRREVIRRILTEQMKRQSTISFQLCAYLAELIGLKAQLVDIPCDRITRIPTPALIRYGESYGVVYEASDRVVVLGVPSQGIQRWKPAELLAKLDVEESNYPPRIRVLLLSRTKATPQQRFGLQWFLPYLSRYRRVLLEVFVASFFVQLAGLANPLVIQLIIDQVINNNSINTLHILGALLLVVGLFEAILTTLRTYLFVDTTNRIDMSLGSEIIDHLLRLPLQYFERRPVGEISTRINELEHIRSFLTGTALTVGLDALFSVVYIIVMVIYSWKLTLVGLATIPVFIIITSIASPTIRKQLRTKAERNAETQSYLVEVMSGIQTVKAQNIELRSRFSWQERYARYVAAGFKTVVTSTLASSTSNFLNKLSSLLILWVGAYLVLQGELTLGELIAFRIISGYVTSPILRLAQLWQSFQETALSLERLSDIVDTPQEAEQDRYNIPLPAIEGVVKYENISFRFNRGGPLQLCNINLDFPSGKFIGIVGQSGSGKSTMMKLLLRLYEPESGRILIDGYDIAKVELYSLRRQVGVVPQETLLFDGTVQENIALTNPEATTDEIIAAAKIAAAHEFIMNLPNGYNTRVGERGAGLSGGQRQRIAIARSVLQRPKLLVLDEATSALDYPTERQVCLNLAEAFKGNTVFCITHRLNTILHADIIVVMDSGRVIEQGSHDELMALKGHYYYLYNQQEVNL
- a CDS encoding cation diffusion facilitator family transporter; protein product: MFNLMLHHHSQDCIHGCALNSEGSQFSEQKVRILGTALVLVLCFAGSELAIGYFCHSVALQAESGHMISDSFALSLSMVASWIAQRRSKDRANLGDRRVEVLAALFNSIGLVAIAIWIGIEAIASLQSPPADILSLPMLITAGIGLGVNGVNVVLLHDSSHHDLNMRGAFLHVIADLISSVGLILAAIAVWRMHWLWADGAISLFVSALIILSAIPLIVQSLNLLGKKPPSNLNVM
- a CDS encoding MarR family transcriptional regulator, encoding MSSSQSKRAELIDALSQAGRKLSTRTVMFHSAIAQRVGLSTTDHKALDILIRTGPITAGQLAELTGLTTGAITGVIDRLEKVGFVRREKVSNDRRRVLIQPLEERADLAIAPLFDSFSQAMAELYSRYSDQELAVVLDFMIRSTTILQEETAKLQEEATAARKPEQAEVTERESHS
- a CDS encoding HlyD family efflux transporter periplasmic adaptor subunit, which codes for MNGNSCNGKHRNGTKIDARVLTYEKPKNSEAPLIDSENHKENQEYQDDKFEQSVVLRQSPVWSRAIMLSMIGLACVGIGWASFAKIEQVVPATGQLKPEGTVKEIQAPVSGVVKKVYVKDGQQVKPDDLLLIFDSTATNAELNSLNKIRAALIQENQVYRRLIDADSTEISEIELLEREKLSREAAFLLKSRAALIAENKLLRTELKNSGSSATDLGIDEQERLQTAKKELDSRSAAAQLEIEQIKKKLAQNQVKLNDAKASLDIEDKIFGKLKTLSEEGAIAELQYLQQQKKVQNLTAQVAELVEEQQRLQFDIEQGQQELKNTVAGSNKKVLAQIADNKKRIAEIDSQLTKIMLDNEKQLADVNSKISQAETNVKYQELRAPVAGVVFDLQAKNSGFVAKGSEELLKIVPSDKFIAEAFITNKDIGFVRKGMKVDVRIDSFPFSEFGDIKGEVISVGSDALPPTETHPYYRFPATIRLNKQSLSVKGKSISLQSGMSISANIKIREERRVISIFTELFTKQVESLKQVR
- a CDS encoding lamin tail domain-containing protein, with translation MADLLFSEYIEGSSNNKALEIYNGTGAAIDLSLEGYIIQMYFNGNNSPGLTINLTGTVADEDVFVIAQSSANEVILTQADQTNGSGWLNGDDAIVLRKGGVNGTIVDSIGQIGFDPGTEWGSGLTSTADNTLRRKLSVTNGDTNPSDVFDPSVEWDGYAIDTFDDLGTYATNGGETPSLSLSVSPTSFLEAAGNNAAIGTLTRTVSTASALTVTLASSDTSEATVPTTVEIPAGESSVTFDIAAVDDAIADGSQTVTFTASASGFTNGTTTVTVTDDETTPGTIRIRDIQGASHVSPLVGQTVSSVPGIVTALRSNGFYLQDPNPDNSDATSEGIFVFTSSAPTISVGDSVLVSGTVSEFRPGGSDSNNLSITQIGSNPTITVLSSGNSLPTATILDNGGRTIPTTAIEDDANGSVETSGSFDPAQDGIDFYESVEGMLVQVNNGVAVGPTNDFGEIPVLADNGVNAGVRTTRGGIVIQPDDFNPERIIIDDAIIPNEPQVNVGDSFNGSVTGVIDYSFGNFKLLNTAPLPNVTSGGLTQETTTLTGSEDKLTVATFNVENLDPGDGSDKFTRLASAIVNNLNSPDIVSLEEVQDNNGPTNDSVVDASLTYQTLINAIAQAGGPTYEYRQIDPVDDQDGGQPGGNIRVGFLFNPDRVDFVDRPGGTSTTNTTVSNGDSGPELSASPGRLIDTDLSDGDAFEDSRKPVVGEFVFNGNKVFVVGNHFNSKGGDQPLFGRFQPPTLNSEAQRIQQAQIVNNFVDSVLAADPNANVVVMGDLNDFQFSNPIATLKGNVLTNLIDTLPLNEQYTYVFEGNSQVLDHILVSDHLVNRSEFDVVHINAEFANQVSDHDPVMASFTLPELYNEILGTAGNDNLVGTAKSDRIQGLAKNDTLKGLAGNDKLYGDAGNDKLYGGDGNDIIYAGQGNDKIYADDGDDVIFAEAGNNKIESGLGFDTVFSGSGRDAFVLASGEGFDRIENFTVSQDRIELSGLRFADITITQGTGTDANNTLITVTNTGDLLASLIGVQANTITISVFSVI